Proteins co-encoded in one Dehalobacter sp. genomic window:
- a CDS encoding diacylglycerol kinase family protein, translating into MPDIRKPAGFIGSCRGALHGIAYSLRTEKHLRFHFFAAAVVVLAGAYFRLSGVHWLFIIYAIGSVLVAELFNTALERAINLAEPGYHPLAGLGKDVASGAVLVAAIQAVVIGIIIFGSYLIKIF; encoded by the coding sequence ATGCCGGATATCCGTAAGCCTGCTGGTTTTATCGGCAGCTGCAGAGGGGCTTTGCACGGGATTGCTTACTCGCTGAGAACAGAAAAACACCTCAGATTTCATTTTTTTGCCGCTGCGGTTGTTGTTCTGGCAGGCGCTTACTTTCGTCTTTCAGGCGTTCACTGGCTGTTTATTATTTATGCCATTGGCAGCGTTCTGGTGGCGGAGTTGTTCAATACCGCGCTGGAAAGGGCGATTAATCTGGCTGAACCCGGGTACCATCCCCTTGCCGGCCTCGGCAAGGATGTTGCTTCCGGTGCCGTACTGGTTGCCGCTATCCAGGCTGTCGTTATTGGGATCATTATTTTTGGATCTTATTTGATAAAGATTTTTTAG
- the cdd gene encoding cytidine deaminase: MKNEQAVDINQATELIRQAHQACEEAYAPYSCYKVGAAVLWESGRITSGVNVENASYGLSVCAERNAVFHGIGLGERRIKAVAIAVPLEEMPSPCGACRQVIREFASDCLVLLSNGSGEIRKICLKDLLPDSFGPEFLKSI; the protein is encoded by the coding sequence ATGAAGAACGAACAGGCTGTGGATATCAATCAGGCTACGGAGCTGATTCGCCAGGCGCATCAGGCTTGTGAAGAGGCTTATGCCCCTTACTCCTGCTACAAGGTTGGCGCCGCCGTTCTCTGGGAATCCGGAAGGATTACTTCCGGTGTCAATGTCGAAAATGCTTCCTATGGCCTGAGTGTCTGTGCGGAACGCAATGCCGTGTTCCATGGGATCGGATTGGGGGAAAGGCGGATCAAAGCGGTTGCTATCGCAGTTCCGCTCGAGGAGATGCCGTCCCCATGTGGTGCCTGCCGGCAGGTGATCCGGGAGTTCGCCTCGGACTGCCTTGTTTTGCTCAGCAATGGCAGCGGAGAAATCAGGAAAATTTGTTTGAAGGATCTTCTCCCTGATTCGTTTGGCCCGGAGTTTTTAAAAAGCATTTAG
- the era gene encoding GTPase Era: MNKQEKKGFRSGFVAVIGRPNAGKSTLLNTLLGQKVLIISDKPQATRNRIRCILTEERGQVIFFDTPGIHKPKHRLGEYMVAAAKSTLQGVDFAICVVDASVPFGSGDEYVLQVIKDSGAPCILALNKIDLISKDQLLEKIAGFAKIADFKEIVPISALQSENTTKLMDLIFEALLPGPMYFPDDVVIDQPEKFVVAELIREKLMNLTREEVPHSVAVVVDKMEEKKSLIKIEAVILVERDSQKGIVIGKEGSVLKEVGRLAREEIETLLGSKVFLELWVKVKKDWRNQNNQLRDLGYNLKDLKE, encoded by the coding sequence TTGAACAAACAGGAGAAAAAAGGTTTTCGATCGGGTTTTGTTGCGGTGATCGGACGGCCCAATGCCGGGAAATCGACCTTGCTGAATACGCTTTTGGGTCAGAAAGTGCTGATTATATCCGATAAGCCGCAGGCAACCAGAAACAGAATCCGGTGTATCCTTACCGAAGAGCGCGGGCAGGTCATCTTTTTTGATACGCCCGGTATTCATAAACCGAAGCACCGCCTGGGCGAATATATGGTCGCGGCCGCCAAAAGCACTTTGCAGGGCGTCGATTTTGCGATATGCGTCGTCGATGCCTCCGTACCGTTTGGATCGGGGGATGAATACGTGCTTCAGGTCATTAAGGACAGCGGAGCTCCGTGCATTTTGGCCTTAAATAAAATTGACCTGATTTCCAAGGATCAGTTGCTGGAGAAAATAGCCGGCTTTGCCAAAATAGCAGATTTTAAAGAAATCGTTCCAATTTCAGCTTTACAGTCCGAGAATACCACGAAGTTAATGGATCTGATTTTTGAAGCGCTTCTGCCTGGCCCAATGTATTTTCCGGATGATGTCGTCATAGACCAGCCGGAGAAGTTTGTCGTTGCAGAGCTGATCAGAGAAAAGCTGATGAACCTGACCAGAGAAGAAGTTCCGCACTCGGTCGCGGTCGTGGTCGATAAGATGGAAGAGAAAAAATCCCTGATTAAGATAGAGGCTGTGATCCTCGTCGAGCGTGATTCCCAGAAAGGAATTGTGATTGGCAAGGAAGGAAGTGTCTTAAAAGAAGTCGGAAGGCTTGCCCGGGAAGAAATTGAAACGCTGCTGGGCAGCAAGGTATTCCTTGAACTTTGGGTCAAAGTCAAGAAGGACTGGCGCAACCAGAATAACCAGCTCAGGGATCTGGGATATAATCTGAAGGACCTGAAAGAATAA
- the deoC gene encoding deoxyribose-phosphate aldolase, translated as MNIAGKIDHTLLKSEATEKDIVGLCHEAVKHGFASVCVNPIYICTAARLLHGTSVIPCTVIGFPLGAEFTEIKMQEILAAKAHGAREVDAVMCIGKAKSGDWKAVQRDVNLMVQTAQGCGLKIKMIIETGLLDEDEKRKAAEIIREAGANYIKTSTGYFGGATVEDVKNLKNWAGPVVKVKASGGIKTKEFALELIKAGADRLGTSSGIVIIQ; from the coding sequence ATGAATATCGCCGGAAAAATTGACCATACGCTTCTGAAATCTGAAGCTACGGAGAAGGATATCGTCGGTCTTTGCCATGAGGCTGTCAAACACGGTTTTGCTTCCGTTTGTGTAAACCCCATATATATCTGTACCGCCGCACGCCTGCTGCACGGAACGAGTGTCATACCGTGCACGGTCATAGGTTTTCCGCTTGGAGCTGAGTTTACCGAAATAAAGATGCAGGAGATTCTGGCAGCGAAAGCCCATGGCGCGAGGGAAGTTGATGCCGTGATGTGCATCGGCAAAGCCAAATCCGGCGATTGGAAAGCCGTGCAGCGTGACGTGAATTTGATGGTTCAGACGGCCCAGGGCTGCGGTCTAAAAATAAAAATGATTATTGAAACGGGGCTTTTGGACGAGGACGAAAAGCGGAAGGCGGCTGAAATTATCCGGGAAGCTGGAGCAAACTATATCAAAACATCGACGGGCTATTTTGGCGGCGCAACAGTTGAAGACGTCAAAAACCTGAAAAACTGGGCAGGCCCTGTTGTTAAAGTCAAAGCATCCGGCGGAATCAAGACGAAAGAGTTTGCTTTGGAACTGATCAAGGCAGGTGCCGACAGACTCGGAACCAGCTCCGGGATCGTAATAATCCAGTAG
- the recO gene encoding DNA repair protein RecO — MAVYQADAIVIRSREYGESDRLITLFSREKGKLEAVAKGVRKPKSTQRGGTQLFTYADFLLYRGKTLDTVNQAQPRENFIHLWDDFDRTITASAMVELLDISTVREQPDPELFTLTLSFLFLLKHLDPYMAQAAYALRLMHLQGYLPSMEGCTECGGDLSGEQVYLSAEAGGFLCAACKNNRIVRALNPGSLALMRQLYQADLVKIDRLRWNKKMRQEILESLCHYCEQKFERKLLAWRQGSEFWNK, encoded by the coding sequence ATGGCGGTCTATCAGGCGGATGCGATTGTGATCCGCAGCAGGGAGTATGGTGAGTCGGACAGGCTTATCACGCTTTTTTCAAGGGAAAAAGGAAAGCTAGAGGCTGTGGCCAAGGGGGTTCGAAAACCCAAAAGCACCCAGAGGGGCGGGACGCAGCTTTTTACGTATGCCGATTTTTTGTTGTACAGGGGGAAGACACTGGATACGGTGAATCAGGCTCAGCCCCGGGAGAACTTCATCCATCTCTGGGACGATTTTGACCGGACGATCACCGCGTCGGCAATGGTCGAGCTGCTGGATATTTCTACTGTCAGGGAACAGCCTGATCCGGAACTGTTCACTCTTACCTTAAGCTTTCTTTTTTTGCTCAAACATCTTGACCCGTATATGGCTCAGGCTGCTTATGCGCTCAGGCTCATGCACCTGCAGGGTTATCTGCCGTCGATGGAGGGTTGTACCGAATGTGGCGGAGACCTTTCCGGCGAGCAGGTCTATTTGAGTGCGGAGGCCGGAGGTTTTCTTTGCGCGGCCTGTAAAAACAACCGGATCGTCAGAGCGCTGAACCCGGGAAGCCTGGCCCTGATGCGCCAGTTGTACCAGGCCGATCTCGTGAAGATTGATCGACTGCGCTGGAACAAAAAAATGCGGCAGGAAATCCTCGAAAGCCTTTGCCATTACTGTGAACAAAAATTTGAACGCAAACTCCTGGCCTGGAGACAAGGCAGTGAGTTCTGGAACAAGTGA
- the glyQ gene encoding glycine--tRNA ligase subunit alpha, with amino-acid sequence MKFQDLILALNQFWGEQGCIIAQPYDIEKGAGTMNPATFLRALGPEPWNVAYVEPSRRPTDGRYGENPNRLQHYFQYQVILKPSPDNVQELYLESLERLGINPADHDIRFVEDNWESPTLGAWGLGWEVWLDGMEVTQFTYFQQCGGIDCKPVCAEITYGIERLATFIQGKESVFDIEWVGDISYGDIYLQNEIDFSRYNFEVADIDALRQWFDMYEKESERTVQAGLVVPAYDYVLKCSHAFNLLEARGAISVTERTGYIARVRHLARLCAQAYVTQRETLGFPLLKKRGE; translated from the coding sequence ATGAAATTTCAAGATCTTATTCTGGCCCTTAACCAGTTTTGGGGGGAGCAGGGATGTATTATTGCTCAGCCCTACGATATTGAAAAAGGCGCAGGAACGATGAACCCGGCCACTTTTTTACGGGCACTGGGACCGGAACCCTGGAATGTGGCTTATGTGGAGCCGTCCAGGCGTCCGACCGACGGCAGATACGGTGAAAATCCGAACCGTCTGCAGCACTATTTTCAGTATCAGGTCATTCTGAAGCCTTCGCCGGATAATGTCCAGGAGCTTTATCTGGAAAGCCTGGAGCGGCTCGGAATCAATCCGGCCGACCATGATATCCGGTTTGTGGAAGACAACTGGGAATCCCCTACACTGGGGGCCTGGGGCCTTGGTTGGGAAGTTTGGCTGGACGGCATGGAAGTCACCCAGTTCACCTACTTTCAGCAGTGCGGCGGTATTGACTGCAAACCCGTCTGCGCAGAAATTACGTATGGGATAGAAAGGCTGGCGACCTTTATTCAGGGCAAGGAGAGCGTTTTTGATATTGAGTGGGTCGGAGACATTAGCTACGGTGATATTTATCTGCAGAATGAAATTGATTTTTCACGCTACAACTTTGAAGTGGCTGACATTGATGCGCTGCGGCAGTGGTTTGATATGTACGAGAAGGAATCAGAGCGGACCGTCCAGGCAGGCCTGGTCGTGCCGGCCTACGATTATGTACTGAAATGCTCTCACGCGTTTAACCTTCTGGAAGCCCGGGGGGCGATCAGTGTGACGGAAAGAACCGGGTACATTGCCAGAGTAAGACACCTGGCCCGTCTGTGTGCCCAGGCCTATGTCACCCAGCGAGAAACACTCGGGTTTCCTTTACTGAAAAAAAGGGGGGAATAA
- the glyS gene encoding glycine--tRNA ligase subunit beta: protein MSKDFLLEIGMEEMPAKFAPGAVAQLENNARKMLAELRLAYKNLQCYVTPRRLALYVEALAEKQQDISEEVKGPAQKAAFDAEGKPTKAAEGFARGQGVKTEDFFLKEINGVPYVYAVKSQKGEETEKLLPQVSLNLVTSLNFPKPMRWGDYEIRFARPIRWLISLFGDEVIPFSYAGVQAGRTSRGHRTLGSYIRIVQPAEYLNALESVFVLADQEKRKQNIWSQIQLLAAKVGGEVDQDEDLLTEICHLVEYPTALLGEVDVKYMVLPGEVITTPMKEHQRYFPVRAEDGKLLPYFITVRNGDRTSLDIVKEGNKKVLKARLEDAAFYYREDLKSPLHTFVSKLDRVVYHEKLGTVGQRVDRLQKLAVVIANEMGLDTKETERVNRTAYLAKADLVSHMVYDFPELQGIMGAYYAGSNGEDPAVCAGILEHYRPRHAGDAFPSSVTGKVVSLADKLDAIVGSFGIGIQPTGSQDPYALRRQALGIVGLMVQDELDLSLLRLIEASYSIFSTQRITLEPLEKIRPALLDFFVQRVRYLLQESGLRYDTIDAVMAHGTEKPAHLMKKAVVLAQVRDEADFVSYSNAYVRCVNLGKKAAAVAWQVSDLQVSSELALAECLHEKAPLIRRAVNDVDFRKAYAFAVEIVPLIEKLFEDVMIMVEDEKLRNARLGLLKSCVEALGCLGDLTLLA, encoded by the coding sequence ATGAGCAAGGACTTTTTACTGGAAATCGGCATGGAAGAAATGCCCGCCAAATTTGCACCAGGTGCAGTGGCCCAGCTGGAGAACAATGCCCGAAAAATGCTGGCGGAACTGCGTTTAGCGTATAAGAATCTGCAGTGCTACGTGACACCGAGGCGTCTGGCGCTCTATGTAGAAGCTCTGGCTGAGAAACAGCAGGATATCAGTGAAGAAGTCAAAGGACCTGCCCAGAAGGCAGCATTTGATGCTGAAGGCAAACCGACCAAAGCGGCTGAAGGATTTGCGCGCGGACAGGGCGTCAAGACCGAAGACTTTTTTCTGAAAGAAATCAATGGTGTGCCCTATGTGTATGCTGTAAAATCCCAAAAAGGCGAAGAAACCGAAAAGCTGCTGCCACAGGTCTCGCTGAATCTGGTTACGAGCCTCAACTTTCCGAAACCGATGCGCTGGGGAGATTATGAGATCCGCTTTGCACGCCCGATCCGCTGGCTGATCTCGCTGTTTGGTGACGAGGTGATTCCTTTCAGCTATGCCGGGGTTCAGGCCGGAAGAACTTCGCGCGGACACCGTACGCTTGGCAGCTATATCCGGATTGTTCAGCCGGCTGAATATCTGAACGCGTTGGAATCGGTCTTTGTGCTGGCTGACCAGGAGAAAAGAAAACAGAATATCTGGAGCCAGATCCAGCTGTTGGCCGCTAAGGTCGGCGGCGAAGTCGACCAGGACGAGGACCTGCTGACTGAGATCTGTCATCTGGTGGAATATCCGACCGCACTTTTGGGCGAAGTTGATGTCAAATATATGGTCCTGCCGGGAGAAGTCATTACCACGCCGATGAAGGAACATCAGCGTTATTTTCCGGTCAGGGCGGAGGACGGCAAATTGCTGCCGTACTTCATTACGGTACGGAACGGCGACAGAACCTCGCTCGATATCGTGAAAGAAGGCAATAAGAAAGTGCTCAAAGCCCGTCTGGAAGATGCCGCTTTCTATTACCGGGAAGATCTGAAAAGTCCGCTGCATACCTTTGTTTCAAAGCTTGACAGGGTCGTGTATCATGAAAAGCTCGGCACAGTCGGGCAAAGGGTCGACCGGCTTCAGAAACTGGCCGTCGTGATTGCGAACGAAATGGGTCTGGATACAAAAGAAACAGAACGGGTCAATCGGACGGCCTATCTGGCCAAAGCAGACCTTGTGTCGCATATGGTTTACGATTTTCCTGAACTTCAGGGAATCATGGGTGCGTACTATGCCGGAAGCAATGGCGAAGACCCGGCGGTTTGTGCCGGAATCCTTGAACATTACCGGCCGCGTCATGCCGGAGACGCGTTCCCTTCCTCTGTAACCGGGAAAGTGGTTAGTCTCGCTGATAAACTTGATGCGATCGTCGGTTCTTTCGGGATCGGCATCCAGCCGACTGGTTCGCAGGACCCGTATGCGCTAAGGCGTCAGGCGCTTGGAATCGTCGGCCTGATGGTTCAAGATGAACTGGACCTGTCTCTTCTACGGCTAATCGAAGCGTCTTACAGCATCTTCAGCACACAGCGAATTACGTTGGAGCCGTTAGAGAAGATCAGACCGGCCCTTCTGGACTTCTTCGTCCAAAGGGTCCGCTACCTGCTCCAGGAATCCGGACTGCGCTATGATACGATTGACGCTGTCATGGCCCACGGAACAGAAAAGCCTGCTCATCTGATGAAAAAGGCCGTGGTTCTCGCCCAAGTCAGGGATGAAGCTGACTTTGTCTCCTACAGTAATGCCTATGTCCGTTGTGTGAACCTCGGTAAGAAAGCAGCTGCCGTGGCATGGCAGGTTTCCGATTTACAAGTAAGCTCGGAGTTGGCGCTCGCCGAATGTCTGCACGAAAAAGCTCCACTGATCCGGAGGGCTGTGAACGATGTGGATTTCAGGAAAGCCTACGCATTTGCTGTTGAGATTGTGCCATTGATCGAAAAACTGTTTGAAGACGTCATGATCATGGTCGAAGATGAAAAGCTCAGAAATGCTCGTTTAGGATTGTTGAAGAGCTGTGTGGAAGCCCTGGGCTGTCTCGGAGACCTGACACTTCTAGCGTAG
- a CDS encoding helix-turn-helix transcriptional regulator, whose translation MQLSERQEKILELVKKSSPMTGEQIASQLNLNRATLRPDLTILTMAGVLEARPRVGYFYNGNAGPSPIAQRVRQLRVGDFKSIAAAVKESVSIYDAVVSMFTNNVGSLIVINDERELKGMVSRKDILKASLGNMDLHGMPISVIMTRMPNIIMAASDESVLEAAKKLVQHQIDTLPVVESYINEGGRESFEVVGRFTKTNVTSLFVELGQDKFPNTAKWF comes from the coding sequence ATGCAGCTTTCCGAGCGCCAGGAGAAGATCCTCGAACTTGTGAAAAAATCCAGCCCGATGACGGGAGAACAAATAGCCAGTCAACTGAATTTGAACAGGGCGACCTTAAGACCTGATCTGACAATTCTGACCATGGCGGGTGTATTGGAGGCGCGTCCCCGAGTCGGCTATTTTTATAATGGAAATGCGGGACCTTCACCTATCGCCCAAAGGGTCAGGCAGCTCAGAGTCGGTGATTTCAAATCGATTGCAGCTGCTGTCAAGGAGAGCGTCTCGATTTACGATGCAGTCGTATCCATGTTTACCAACAATGTCGGCAGTCTGATCGTGATTAATGATGAACGTGAGCTTAAGGGGATGGTTTCCCGCAAGGATATCCTGAAGGCTTCACTTGGCAATATGGATCTGCACGGGATGCCGATCAGTGTCATCATGACCAGGATGCCGAATATTATCATGGCTGCATCCGATGAATCTGTACTCGAGGCCGCCAAAAAGCTGGTACAGCACCAAATTGATACGCTTCCGGTCGTCGAAAGCTATATCAATGAGGGAGGCCGCGAAAGTTTTGAGGTAGTTGGCAGATTTACAAAGACCAATGTAACCAGCCTGTTTGTAGAACTGGGACAGGATAAATTTCCAAATACCGCAAAGTGGTTTTAG
- a CDS encoding kinase/pyrophosphorylase produces MTDQIPVIYVISDALGETAEFVSRAAAAQFNGIKTKIRRVPYVLDETHIDDILEEAVEEQAILVYTLVLTNLRLYIERRAKEKNLITIDILSPLISALADKTGLDPKNIPNVTHRLDEQYFRKVEAVEFAVKYDDGKDPRGLLYADVVLIGVSRTSKTPLSMYLAHKGIKAANIPLVPEVTPPRELYEVPRNKVFGLILGPEKLNQIRSERLKTLGLGASADYANLNRIMEELDYAKQIMKKIGCVIIDTTNKAVEETASVILQKVTINGELRKDG; encoded by the coding sequence GTGACCGATCAAATCCCGGTAATTTATGTAATTTCCGATGCGCTGGGAGAGACGGCAGAGTTTGTCAGCAGAGCGGCAGCAGCACAGTTTAACGGAATAAAGACAAAAATTCGCCGGGTGCCTTATGTTCTGGATGAAACGCATATCGATGACATCTTGGAAGAAGCGGTAGAGGAACAGGCAATTCTCGTTTACACGCTGGTCCTGACAAATTTGAGGCTCTACATAGAACGACGGGCCAAGGAAAAAAATCTAATCACTATCGATATTTTGAGTCCGCTGATTTCGGCATTGGCTGATAAAACCGGACTTGATCCCAAAAATATACCCAATGTTACGCACCGACTGGATGAACAGTACTTCCGGAAGGTAGAGGCTGTGGAGTTTGCAGTTAAATATGACGATGGCAAGGACCCGCGAGGGCTGCTGTATGCTGATGTCGTCCTAATAGGCGTGTCCCGGACCTCAAAAACACCGCTAAGCATGTACCTTGCCCATAAAGGGATTAAGGCTGCGAATATCCCGCTGGTGCCGGAAGTGACACCGCCCCGGGAACTGTATGAAGTTCCCCGAAATAAGGTCTTCGGGCTGATCTTAGGCCCGGAAAAGCTGAACCAAATACGCAGTGAACGGCTGAAAACGCTGGGACTTGGAGCATCTGCCGATTATGCCAATCTGAACAGGATTATGGAAGAGCTCGACTATGCCAAACAGATCATGAAGAAGATTGGCTGTGTAATCATAGATACCACCAATAAAGCGGTCGAAGAAACCGCAAGTGTGATTCTGCAGAAAGTAACAATAAACGGGGAGTTGAGAAAAGATGGTTGA
- the ppdK gene encoding pyruvate, phosphate dikinase: MVDKKYVYLFREGSADMKNLLGGKGANLAEMTNIGLNVPQGFTITTEACLEYYDCGEQLPGGLWEQILPAIQDVEKASGKKFGDPENPLLVSVRSGARVSMPGMMDTILNLGLNEGTASGVSKATGNERFAFDCYRRFIQMFGDVVLGIASHKFENILEEVKEKQGVTFDSELSPESLKGLVVKFKALVKQETGVPFPDDPYEQLKEAITAVFKSWNNHRAIVYRKANGIPDSYGTAVNVQSMVFGNMGNDSGTGVAFTRNPSTGEKHLYGEYLMNAQGEDVVAGIRTPLSIDSLQNDNPEIYRQFSEIAKNLENHYKNMQDIEFTIEKGRLYILQTRNGKCTISAAIRIAVELCQEGLITKEEAVERIDPHQLEKLLHRRIDDAAKLDVVATGLPASPGAASGKIIFSADEAEKLGQTGEKVILVGTETTPDDIHGMLAAQGILTSRGGMTSHAAVVARHMGKPAVCGCDALKINLADKIFMIGDDAYPEGTEITIDGATGRVIRGTVPMKDPDLSGEFQKILEWSDGIRKLQVMANADNPPDAAKAREFGAQGIGLCRTEHMFMDPARIPIVQKMILAQTLPEREAALAELLPMQEGDFYGILKAMHGLPVTIRLLDPPLHEFLPNGEELALEIQELKLTANLQDEKVQKEIKAKEVLLKKVRGLQEMNPMLGHRGCRLGISYPEIYAMQSRAIFKAAARLVKEGVDVRPHVKIPLVIHHKELEILRKQTEEIAQEIIKAEGVKINYQIGTMIEVPRAALTADEIAPFAEFFSFGTNDLTQTVLGFSRDDAEGKFLPDYLNQNILANNPFAVLDRDGVGKIMKICVDLGRKANPGIKIGICGEHGGDPSSIEFCQEINLDYVSCSPFRVPIARLGAAQAALKNRA, encoded by the coding sequence ATGGTTGACAAAAAATATGTGTACTTGTTTCGTGAAGGCAGTGCCGACATGAAAAACCTTCTTGGAGGCAAGGGAGCAAACCTGGCTGAAATGACCAACATCGGACTGAATGTCCCGCAAGGCTTTACGATTACCACGGAAGCCTGTCTCGAATACTATGACTGCGGCGAGCAGCTGCCCGGAGGATTATGGGAACAGATCCTTCCCGCGATCCAGGATGTCGAGAAAGCAAGCGGCAAGAAATTTGGCGATCCCGAAAACCCGCTTCTGGTTTCGGTCCGTTCCGGTGCGAGGGTTTCCATGCCCGGGATGATGGATACAATCCTGAACCTTGGTCTGAACGAAGGTACAGCCAGCGGCGTCAGCAAGGCAACAGGCAATGAGAGATTTGCTTTTGACTGCTATAGACGCTTTATCCAGATGTTTGGCGATGTCGTACTTGGAATAGCCAGCCACAAATTTGAGAATATCCTGGAAGAAGTCAAAGAAAAGCAGGGTGTAACGTTCGATTCCGAGCTTTCTCCGGAAAGTCTGAAAGGACTTGTGGTCAAGTTTAAAGCGCTTGTTAAGCAGGAGACCGGCGTACCATTCCCTGATGATCCGTATGAACAGCTTAAGGAAGCGATCACCGCCGTTTTCAAATCCTGGAACAACCACCGGGCGATCGTGTACCGGAAAGCCAACGGTATTCCGGACAGCTATGGCACCGCTGTCAACGTCCAGTCGATGGTATTCGGCAACATGGGTAATGACTCCGGCACAGGCGTGGCCTTTACCCGGAACCCGTCAACCGGTGAAAAACACTTGTATGGGGAATATTTGATGAATGCCCAGGGTGAAGACGTCGTTGCAGGTATCCGTACACCGCTTTCGATCGACAGCCTGCAAAATGACAATCCGGAAATTTACCGCCAGTTCAGCGAGATCGCCAAGAATCTGGAAAACCATTATAAAAACATGCAGGATATCGAGTTCACGATTGAGAAAGGCAGACTCTACATACTCCAGACCCGTAACGGAAAATGTACGATTTCTGCTGCAATCCGCATTGCTGTTGAACTTTGTCAGGAAGGCCTCATCACCAAAGAAGAAGCAGTCGAGAGAATTGATCCGCATCAGCTGGAAAAACTGCTGCACCGCAGAATCGATGATGCCGCGAAGCTCGATGTTGTAGCGACAGGACTGCCTGCCTCACCGGGAGCAGCTTCCGGCAAGATTATCTTCAGTGCGGATGAAGCTGAAAAGCTTGGCCAGACCGGAGAAAAAGTCATCCTCGTTGGTACGGAAACCACCCCGGACGATATTCACGGCATGCTTGCAGCCCAAGGGATTCTGACCAGCAGGGGAGGCATGACCAGCCACGCTGCTGTTGTAGCCAGACATATGGGCAAACCTGCAGTCTGCGGTTGTGATGCTTTGAAAATTAACCTTGCCGACAAGATCTTTATGATCGGCGATGATGCTTATCCCGAAGGTACCGAGATTACGATCGACGGCGCAACAGGCCGGGTCATCAGGGGAACTGTTCCGATGAAGGATCCTGACTTAAGCGGTGAATTCCAAAAAATTCTGGAGTGGTCCGATGGAATCAGAAAGCTTCAGGTTATGGCCAATGCCGATAATCCGCCTGATGCCGCCAAAGCAAGAGAATTCGGAGCCCAGGGCATCGGACTTTGCCGGACGGAACACATGTTTATGGATCCTGCCCGTATCCCGATTGTCCAGAAGATGATTCTGGCTCAGACGCTCCCCGAAAGAGAAGCTGCCTTGGCTGAACTTCTGCCGATGCAGGAAGGCGATTTTTACGGCATCTTGAAGGCCATGCACGGACTGCCGGTGACGATCCGTCTGCTGGACCCGCCTCTCCATGAATTCCTGCCAAATGGCGAAGAACTTGCTCTCGAGATTCAGGAATTAAAACTCACGGCCAACCTGCAGGATGAAAAAGTCCAAAAGGAAATCAAGGCTAAAGAGGTTCTGCTGAAGAAAGTCCGCGGTCTCCAGGAGATGAATCCGATGCTCGGCCATCGCGGCTGCCGTCTTGGAATCTCGTATCCGGAAATCTACGCGATGCAGTCCAGAGCTATTTTTAAAGCTGCAGCTAGACTCGTGAAAGAAGGAGTTGACGTGCGTCCGCATGTCAAGATCCCGCTCGTCATTCATCATAAAGAACTCGAGATTCTGCGCAAGCAGACCGAGGAAATCGCCCAGGAGATCATCAAAGCCGAAGGCGTCAAGATCAACTACCAAATCGGAACGATGATCGAAGTGCCGAGAGCGGCGCTTACCGCAGACGAAATTGCACCGTTCGCCGAGTTTTTCTCGTTTGGGACCAACGACCTTACCCAGACCGTTTTAGGCTTTTCCCGTGACGACGCCGAAGGCAAATTCCTGCCCGACTATCTGAACCAGAATATCTTGGCCAATAACCCATTTGCAGTCTTAGACCGGGACGGCGTCGGCAAGATTATGAAGATCTGCGTCGATCTCGGACGTAAAGCAAATCCGGGCATCAAAATCGGAATCTGCGGTGAACACGGCGGAGATCCTTCCTCGATCGAATTTTGCCAGGAAATCAACCTGGACTATGTCTCCTGTTCACCCTTCCGCGTACCAATTGCCCGCCTAGGCGCTGCGCAGGCTGCCTTAAAGAATCGCGCTTAA